A genomic segment from Barrientosiimonas humi encodes:
- the purH gene encoding bifunctional phosphoribosylaminoimidazolecarboxamide formyltransferase/IMP cyclohydrolase has protein sequence MTTPSDQPTSDQATSTQATSTQATSEGRRPIRRALVSVYDKTGLDELAQALHAAGVDIVSTGGSASRIEGLGIPVTRVEELTGFPECLEGRVKTLHPKVHAGLLADSRKPEHLQQIAELGVEPFDLVVVNLYPFTETVASGASPDECVEQIDIGGPSMVRAAAKNHPTVAVVTSPSAYADVESALAAGGFTLAQRQRLAAEAFVHTATYDVHVASWMGNVLTDTSDGEGYPAWVGATWDKVRTLRYGENPHQSAALYASGFLPQGPGLAQAELLHGKEMSFNNYVDADAAHRAAYDHGDRPTVAIIKHANPCGIAVGDDVADAHRKAHECDPVSAYGGVIATNRPVSRAMAETVKDIFTEVVVAPDFDADALEVLQAKKNIRLVRCAPRAAGGELRTISGGMLLQEGDRVDAQVRDESGEIVGGDDATAWRLVSGDPADEATLADLQFAWRAIRAVKSNAILLARDGASVGVGMGQVNRVDSCHLAVDRAGAERARGAVAASDAFFPFADGLQVLLDAGVRAVVAPGGSKRDPEVIEAAQAAGVTMYFTGTRHFAH, from the coding sequence ATGACCACCCCGTCCGACCAGCCGACGTCCGACCAGGCCACGTCCACGCAGGCCACGTCCACGCAGGCCACGTCCGAGGGCCGCCGGCCGATCCGCCGCGCCCTCGTCAGCGTCTACGACAAGACCGGCCTCGACGAGCTCGCCCAGGCGCTGCACGCCGCGGGCGTCGACATCGTCTCGACCGGCGGATCCGCCTCTCGCATCGAGGGACTCGGCATCCCCGTCACCCGGGTCGAGGAGCTCACCGGCTTCCCCGAGTGCCTCGAGGGCCGGGTCAAGACCCTGCACCCCAAGGTCCACGCCGGTCTCCTCGCCGACTCGCGCAAGCCCGAGCACCTGCAGCAGATCGCCGAGCTCGGCGTCGAGCCGTTCGACCTGGTCGTGGTGAACCTCTACCCGTTCACCGAGACCGTCGCCTCCGGCGCCTCCCCCGACGAGTGCGTCGAGCAGATCGACATCGGCGGCCCCTCGATGGTCCGCGCGGCCGCGAAGAACCACCCGACGGTCGCGGTCGTGACCTCGCCGAGCGCGTACGCCGACGTCGAGTCCGCCCTGGCCGCAGGCGGATTCACGCTCGCCCAGCGTCAGCGCCTGGCGGCCGAGGCGTTCGTGCACACCGCGACCTACGACGTGCACGTCGCCTCCTGGATGGGCAACGTGCTGACCGACACCAGTGACGGCGAGGGGTACCCCGCCTGGGTCGGGGCGACCTGGGACAAGGTGCGCACGCTGCGCTACGGCGAAAACCCGCACCAGTCGGCCGCGCTCTACGCCAGCGGCTTCCTGCCGCAGGGACCCGGCCTGGCCCAGGCCGAGCTGCTGCACGGCAAGGAGATGTCGTTCAACAACTACGTCGACGCCGACGCCGCGCACCGCGCCGCCTACGACCACGGCGACCGGCCGACCGTCGCGATCATCAAGCACGCCAACCCGTGCGGCATCGCCGTGGGCGACGACGTGGCCGACGCCCACCGCAAGGCCCACGAGTGCGACCCGGTGTCGGCGTACGGCGGCGTGATCGCCACCAACCGCCCGGTGAGCCGGGCGATGGCCGAGACGGTGAAGGACATCTTCACCGAGGTCGTCGTGGCCCCTGACTTCGACGCCGACGCGCTCGAGGTGCTGCAGGCCAAGAAGAACATCCGCCTGGTCCGCTGCGCCCCGCGCGCGGCCGGCGGCGAGCTGCGCACCATCTCCGGCGGGATGCTGCTGCAGGAGGGCGACCGGGTCGACGCGCAGGTGCGCGACGAGTCCGGCGAGATCGTCGGCGGCGACGACGCGACGGCCTGGCGGCTCGTGTCCGGCGACCCGGCCGACGAGGCGACGCTCGCCGACCTGCAGTTCGCCTGGCGCGCGATCCGCGCGGTGAAGTCCAACGCGATCCTGCTGGCCCGCGACGGCGCCTCGGTCGGGGTCGGCATGGGGCAGGTGAACCGGGTCGACTCCTGCCACCTCGCGGTCGACCGCGCCGGTGCCGAGCGGGCGCGCGGCGCCGTCGCGGCCTCCGACGCGTTCTTCCCGTTCGCCGACGGGCTGCAGGTGCTGCTGGACGCGGGCGTGCGCGCGGTCGTCGCCCCCGGCGGCTCCAAGCGCGACCCCGAGGTGATCGAGGCCGCCCAGGCGGCCGGGGTGACCATGTACTTCACCGGCACCAGGCACTTCGCCCACTGA
- a CDS encoding DMT family transporter → MTQATSATPQHAPTSAVALLAAFVCGALIALQSRINGTLSQHSPRAVIAALWSFGSGLAILTVAVLLVPRLRSAVRDLPRAVRDGRLKWWQCLGGLVGGMLVAAQTWAVPVIGVAIFSVAVLGGQTLAAIGVDRAGLGSSGPHPVTPARVGFALLAVAGVVVSSLGHGVGSLAWLPVLVTFVAGAGIAVQQAVNARVNRAVGQPLATTWQNFLFGCVVLVGLALGSAITRPGAWGWPQGAPWWAWLGAPCGIAFIAITAWAVHELGVLLFGLGSVAGQLLTALGLDLADPAVRPDIGTPVVVGVVISLLAALGAGVAARR, encoded by the coding sequence ATGACGCAGGCGACGAGCGCGACGCCGCAGCACGCGCCTACGAGCGCGGTCGCGCTGCTCGCGGCGTTCGTGTGCGGCGCCCTCATCGCGCTCCAGTCGCGGATCAACGGCACGCTCAGCCAGCACAGCCCGCGCGCCGTGATCGCCGCGCTGTGGTCGTTCGGGTCGGGGCTCGCGATCCTCACCGTCGCCGTGCTGCTGGTGCCGCGGCTGCGCTCGGCCGTGCGCGACCTGCCCCGGGCGGTGCGCGACGGCCGGCTGAAGTGGTGGCAGTGCCTCGGCGGGCTCGTCGGCGGCATGCTCGTCGCCGCGCAGACGTGGGCGGTCCCGGTGATCGGGGTCGCGATCTTCAGCGTCGCGGTGCTCGGCGGGCAGACGCTGGCCGCGATCGGGGTCGACCGGGCGGGGCTGGGGTCCAGCGGCCCGCACCCGGTGACCCCGGCCCGGGTCGGCTTCGCGCTGCTGGCCGTCGCCGGCGTCGTCGTGTCCTCGCTCGGCCACGGCGTCGGCTCGCTGGCGTGGCTGCCGGTGCTCGTGACGTTCGTCGCCGGCGCCGGCATCGCCGTGCAGCAGGCCGTCAACGCCCGGGTCAACCGCGCCGTCGGGCAGCCGCTCGCGACGACCTGGCAGAACTTCCTGTTCGGCTGCGTCGTGCTCGTCGGGCTCGCGCTCGGCTCGGCGATCACCCGGCCGGGCGCCTGGGGCTGGCCGCAGGGCGCGCCGTGGTGGGCCTGGCTCGGGGCGCCGTGCGGCATCGCGTTCATCGCGATCACCGCGTGGGCGGTGCACGAGCTGGGCGTGCTGCTGTTCGGCCTAGGGTCGGTCGCCGGCCAGCTGCTCACCGCGCTCGGGCTCGACCTGGCCGACCCCGCCGTGCGCCCCGACATCGGCACCCCCGTCGTGGTCGGCGTGGTGATCAGCCTGCTGGCCGCGCTGGGGGCCGGGGTGGCTGCGCGCCGCTGA
- a CDS encoding secondary thiamine-phosphate synthase enzyme YjbQ, which produces MKSQEITVRTGDREVVHDLTDECAAFARDAAGDRGNASDGLLHVFVPHATAGIAIIETGAGSDDDLLAALGDLLPADDRWQHAHGSRGHGRSHVMPALIPPYATVPVLDGRLTLGTWQSICLVDLNVDNAVRQVRLSFLAG; this is translated from the coding sequence ATGAAGTCGCAGGAGATCACCGTCCGCACCGGCGACCGCGAGGTCGTGCACGATCTGACCGACGAGTGCGCCGCGTTCGCGCGCGACGCGGCGGGTGACAGGGGCAACGCGAGCGACGGGCTGCTGCACGTGTTCGTGCCGCACGCCACCGCCGGCATCGCGATCATCGAGACCGGCGCCGGGTCCGACGACGACCTGCTCGCGGCGCTGGGCGACCTGCTCCCCGCCGACGACCGGTGGCAGCACGCGCACGGCTCGCGCGGCCACGGCCGCTCGCACGTGATGCCTGCGCTGATCCCGCCCTACGCGACCGTGCCGGTGCTCGACGGCCGCCTCACGCTCGGCACCTGGCAGAGCATCTGCCTGGTGGACCTCAACGTGGACAACGCCGTACGCCAGGTGCGGCTGTCCTTCCTCGCCGGCTGA
- a CDS encoding DUF6350 family protein encodes MSTMTLLERTRQIVPGPSLDPQHRWHRLLVAAGFGAVAAFALALILVVPSVAGWVTDAQSTATWSDALSFAPALWVLVHRGSVTAPGDAVAVTAPLLALTAGAVLLARSAARAALVKVDTDVRPAPPATTSSTASTASDAADAEEDARGGDAWWHLPAAFVGGYALSGVLLALLAWVGPTRPNPLYVLPGSVVVAALGMGWALLRSREDPEADAALEVIDGLTERVPVVVRRALKPALVGAGVLLVLGALLALVAVALSWSRVSQIGGELGVGATAGVLLTLGQLLALPNVAAWSAAWLSGASVTVGPVSVGHAAISPGLLPMVPVFGAIPEAGAGPAWAPFVPLVPVAVGAVVGLLTLRRLTSLASLQVKVRTAAVAGALAGGIVLAVGYLGSMGLSEGAMSYVGPHLLAIPLLLLELVVGAVAAATALHYWRTHR; translated from the coding sequence ATGAGCACCATGACCCTGCTCGAGCGCACCCGCCAGATCGTCCCCGGGCCCTCGCTGGACCCGCAGCACCGCTGGCATCGGCTGCTCGTGGCCGCCGGATTCGGGGCGGTGGCGGCGTTCGCGCTGGCGCTGATCCTCGTGGTGCCGAGCGTCGCCGGGTGGGTCACCGACGCGCAGAGCACCGCCACCTGGTCCGACGCCCTGTCGTTCGCGCCGGCGCTGTGGGTGCTGGTGCACCGCGGCAGCGTGACCGCCCCCGGCGACGCGGTCGCGGTCACCGCGCCGCTGCTCGCGCTCACTGCCGGTGCCGTGCTGCTGGCGCGCTCCGCGGCCCGCGCCGCGCTGGTCAAGGTCGACACGGACGTACGTCCTGCGCCCCCGGCGACGACATCGTCCACCGCGTCCACCGCGTCCGACGCCGCCGACGCCGAGGAAGACGCGCGCGGCGGTGACGCCTGGTGGCACCTGCCCGCGGCGTTCGTCGGGGGTTACGCCCTGAGCGGGGTCCTGCTCGCGCTGCTCGCCTGGGTGGGGCCGACCCGCCCCAACCCGCTGTACGTCCTCCCCGGCTCGGTCGTCGTCGCCGCCCTCGGCATGGGCTGGGCGCTGCTGCGCTCCCGCGAGGACCCCGAGGCGGACGCCGCGCTCGAGGTCATCGACGGGCTCACCGAGCGGGTGCCGGTCGTCGTGCGGCGCGCCCTGAAGCCCGCGCTGGTCGGGGCGGGCGTGCTGCTCGTGCTGGGGGCGCTGCTCGCGCTGGTCGCCGTCGCCCTGTCGTGGTCGCGTGTCAGCCAGATCGGCGGGGAGCTGGGCGTGGGCGCGACCGCCGGGGTGCTGCTGACCCTCGGCCAGCTGCTCGCGCTGCCCAACGTCGCCGCCTGGTCGGCCGCCTGGCTCTCCGGCGCCTCGGTCACGGTCGGCCCGGTCAGCGTCGGCCACGCCGCGATCTCGCCGGGGCTGCTGCCGATGGTGCCCGTGTTCGGCGCGATCCCCGAGGCGGGCGCGGGCCCGGCGTGGGCGCCGTTCGTGCCGCTGGTGCCGGTCGCGGTCGGCGCGGTGGTCGGGCTGCTGACGCTGCGCCGGCTCACCTCGCTCGCGTCGCTGCAGGTCAAGGTGCGCACCGCCGCCGTCGCGGGCGCTCTCGCCGGCGGCATCGTCCTGGCGGTGGGCTATCTGGGGAGCATGGGCCTGTCCGAGGGCGCGATGTCGTACGTCGGGCCGCACCTGCTCGCGATCCCGCTGCTGCTGCTCGAGCTGGTCGTCGGCGCGGTGGCCGCGGCGACGGCGCTGCACTACTGGCGCACGCACCGCTGA
- the sucD gene encoding succinate--CoA ligase subunit alpha has translation MSIFLNKDSKVIVQGMTGSEGMKHTQRMLRSGTAVVGGVNPKKAGTEVEFEGGVKVPVFGSVKEAMDATGANVSVLFVPPAFAKGAAIEAIDAEIPLAVVITEGIPVKDTAEFFAYSQGKKTRIVGPNCPGLISPGQSNAGIIPANIAEGGRIGLVSKSGTLTYQMMYELRDFGFSTAIGIGGDPIIGTTHIDALEAFEADPETDAIVMIGEIGGDAEERAAAYIKDNVSKPVVGYVAGFTAPEGKTMGHAGAIVSGSSGTAQAKKEALEAAGVKVGKTPTETAELMREIMQAKQG, from the coding sequence ATGTCGATCTTCCTGAACAAGGACAGCAAGGTCATCGTCCAGGGCATGACCGGCTCCGAGGGGATGAAGCACACCCAGCGGATGCTGCGCTCCGGCACCGCCGTCGTCGGCGGCGTGAACCCCAAGAAGGCGGGCACCGAGGTCGAGTTCGAGGGCGGGGTCAAGGTCCCCGTCTTCGGGTCGGTCAAGGAGGCCATGGACGCCACCGGCGCCAACGTGTCGGTGCTGTTCGTGCCGCCGGCCTTCGCCAAGGGCGCCGCAATCGAGGCCATCGACGCCGAGATCCCGCTCGCCGTCGTCATCACCGAGGGCATCCCGGTCAAGGACACCGCCGAGTTCTTCGCCTACTCCCAGGGCAAGAAGACCCGCATCGTCGGCCCCAACTGCCCCGGCCTGATCAGCCCCGGGCAGTCCAACGCCGGCATCATCCCGGCCAACATCGCCGAGGGCGGCCGCATCGGCCTGGTGTCCAAGTCGGGCACGCTGACCTACCAGATGATGTACGAGCTGCGTGACTTCGGCTTCTCCACCGCCATCGGCATCGGCGGGGACCCGATCATCGGCACCACGCACATCGACGCGCTCGAGGCCTTCGAGGCCGACCCCGAGACCGACGCGATCGTGATGATCGGCGAGATCGGCGGCGACGCGGAGGAGCGCGCGGCGGCGTACATCAAGGACAACGTCAGCAAGCCGGTCGTCGGCTACGTCGCCGGGTTCACCGCGCCCGAGGGCAAGACGATGGGTCACGCCGGCGCGATCGTGTCCGGCTCGTCCGGCACCGCCCAGGCCAAGAAGGAGGCCCTCGAGGCCGCCGGGGTCAAGGTCGGCAAGACGCCCACCGAGACCGCGGAGCTGATGCGCGAGATCATGCAGGCCAAGCAGGGCTGA
- the sucC gene encoding ADP-forming succinate--CoA ligase subunit beta → MDLFEYQARDVFEAHGVPVLGGKTATTPAEAKAAAEEIGAKSGGVTVVKAQVKTGGRGKAGGVKVAKSAEEAEQLAGQILGMDIKGHTVNTVMIAQGAQIAEEYYFSILLDRTNRGVLAMCSKEGGVDIETLAVERPEALAKVPVDPNVGIDEAKAREIVEQAGFDAETGDKIVPVLQKLWDVYAGEDATLVEVNPLVKTEDGQIIALDGKVTLDGNADFRHPDHATLEDKSAADPLEAAAKEKDLNYVKLDGNVGIIGNGAGLVMSTLDVVAYAGEKVGSKPANFLDIGGGASAAVMANGLGIILGDEQVKSVFVNVFGGITACDEVAKGIVGALDTLGDAATKQLVVRLDGNAVEEGRRILAERNHPLVTIEDTMDGAAAKAAELAAK, encoded by the coding sequence GTGGATCTTTTCGAATACCAGGCGCGCGACGTGTTCGAGGCGCACGGCGTTCCGGTGCTCGGTGGCAAGACGGCCACCACCCCGGCCGAGGCCAAGGCCGCGGCCGAGGAGATCGGTGCCAAGTCCGGCGGCGTGACCGTCGTCAAGGCGCAGGTCAAGACCGGTGGCCGAGGCAAGGCCGGCGGCGTCAAGGTCGCCAAGTCCGCCGAGGAGGCCGAGCAGCTCGCCGGCCAGATCCTCGGCATGGACATCAAGGGCCACACCGTGAACACGGTGATGATCGCCCAGGGCGCCCAGATCGCCGAGGAGTACTACTTCTCCATCCTGCTCGACCGCACCAACCGCGGCGTGCTCGCGATGTGCTCCAAGGAGGGCGGCGTCGACATCGAGACGCTGGCCGTCGAGCGCCCCGAGGCGCTCGCCAAGGTGCCGGTCGACCCCAACGTCGGCATCGACGAGGCCAAGGCCCGCGAGATCGTCGAGCAGGCCGGCTTCGACGCCGAGACCGGCGACAAGATCGTGCCGGTGCTGCAGAAGCTGTGGGACGTCTACGCCGGCGAGGACGCGACGCTCGTCGAGGTCAACCCGCTGGTCAAGACCGAGGACGGCCAGATCATCGCCCTCGACGGCAAGGTGACGCTCGACGGCAACGCCGACTTCCGCCACCCCGACCACGCGACGCTGGAGGACAAGTCCGCGGCCGACCCGCTGGAGGCGGCGGCCAAGGAGAAGGACCTCAACTACGTCAAGCTCGACGGCAACGTCGGCATCATCGGCAACGGCGCCGGCCTGGTCATGTCCACGCTCGACGTGGTGGCGTACGCCGGTGAGAAGGTCGGCTCCAAGCCCGCCAACTTCCTCGACATCGGCGGTGGCGCCTCCGCCGCCGTCATGGCCAACGGCCTCGGCATCATCCTCGGCGACGAGCAGGTCAAGTCCGTGTTCGTCAACGTCTTCGGTGGCATCACCGCGTGCGACGAGGTCGCCAAGGGCATCGTCGGCGCGCTCGACACGCTCGGGGACGCCGCCACCAAGCAGCTGGTGGTCCGGCTCGACGGCAACGCCGTCGAGGAGGGCCGGCGCATCCTCGCCGAGCGCAACCACCCGCTCGTGACCATCGAAGACACCATGGACGGCGCCGCGGCCAAGGCCGCCGAGCTGGCCGCCAAGTGA
- the rfbD gene encoding dTDP-4-dehydrorhamnose reductase: MGVATKVLVTGAGGMLAHDLLPALRAAGHDVTAATRADLDVTEPAACAAAVAGHDAVINAAAWTKVDDAQDQEPAAFAVNAVGAANLARAAADSGARLVQVSTDYVFSGDATTPYAEDAPTEPRSAYGRTKLAGEWAVRALCPRSYVVRTSWLYGAGGPNFLATMVRLAGQHATLSVVDDQRGGPTWTGDLADQLVALVGSDAPFGTYHGTGAGETTWFGLTRALFTELGMDPERVEPTTTDAFPRPAPRPAYSVLGHDAWDGTGVAAQRDWRAALAEAVPQLGLTPSPGPQA; this comes from the coding sequence ATGGGCGTCGCGACGAAGGTGCTGGTGACCGGGGCCGGCGGGATGCTCGCCCACGACCTGCTGCCCGCCCTGCGCGCGGCCGGGCACGACGTCACCGCGGCGACGCGGGCCGACCTCGACGTGACCGAGCCGGCCGCCTGTGCCGCTGCGGTCGCCGGGCACGACGCGGTGATCAACGCAGCCGCCTGGACCAAGGTCGACGACGCGCAGGACCAGGAGCCCGCGGCGTTCGCCGTCAACGCGGTCGGGGCCGCGAATCTCGCTCGTGCTGCAGCAGACTCGGGCGCTCGCCTGGTGCAGGTGTCGACCGACTACGTCTTCTCCGGCGACGCGACCACCCCCTACGCCGAGGACGCGCCGACCGAGCCGCGCTCGGCGTACGGCCGGACCAAGCTGGCGGGGGAGTGGGCGGTGCGGGCGCTGTGCCCGCGCAGCTATGTGGTGCGCACGTCCTGGCTGTACGGCGCGGGCGGGCCGAACTTCCTCGCCACCATGGTCCGGCTCGCGGGCCAGCACGCGACGCTGAGCGTGGTCGACGACCAGCGCGGCGGCCCGACGTGGACCGGCGACCTGGCGGACCAGCTGGTCGCGCTCGTGGGTTCGGACGCGCCGTTCGGGACCTACCACGGCACCGGCGCGGGCGAGACGACGTGGTTCGGGCTCACCCGGGCGCTGTTCACCGAGCTCGGCATGGACCCCGAGCGGGTCGAGCCGACCACCACCGACGCCTTCCCGCGCCCGGCGCCGCGACCGGCGTACAGCGTGCTCGGGCACGACGCCTGGGACGGCACCGGCGTGGCGGCCCAGCGCGACTGGCGCGCGGCGCTCGCCGAGGCCGTGCCGCAGCTGGGCCTGACGCCCTCGCCCGGCCCGCAGGCCTAG
- the rfbB gene encoding dTDP-glucose 4,6-dehydratase produces MRLLVTGGAGFIGANFVLRVRETRPDWQVTVLDAVTYAANLSSLDPVIDDIHLVKGSVADADLVDDLVGRHDAVVHFAADSHNDNSLDDPWPFVETNVVGTYRLLEAVRRHGTRLHHVSTDEVYGDLELGDPQRFTEQTPVNPSSPYSATKASSDLLVRAWGRSFGIEATISNCSNNYGPRQHVEKFIPRQVTGVLEGIRPKLYGAGANVRDWIHVDDHNDAVVMILERGTPGETYLIGADGEMSNREVVAMILELMGKPADWFDHVPDRPGHDLRYAIDSTKLRAELGWEPRYTTFRDGLAATIEWYRANPEWWRTARVTSETTYARLGR; encoded by the coding sequence ATGCGGCTTCTCGTGACCGGCGGCGCCGGCTTCATCGGCGCAAACTTCGTGCTCCGCGTGCGCGAGACCCGGCCCGACTGGCAGGTCACCGTGCTCGACGCCGTGACCTACGCCGCCAACCTGTCCTCGCTGGACCCGGTCATCGACGACATCCACCTGGTCAAGGGTTCGGTCGCCGACGCCGACCTGGTCGACGACCTCGTCGGACGGCACGACGCGGTGGTGCACTTCGCAGCGGACAGCCACAACGACAACAGCCTCGACGACCCGTGGCCGTTCGTGGAGACCAACGTCGTCGGCACCTATCGCCTGCTGGAGGCCGTGCGCCGGCACGGCACCCGCCTGCACCACGTCTCGACCGACGAGGTCTACGGCGACCTGGAGCTGGGCGACCCGCAGCGGTTCACCGAGCAGACGCCGGTCAACCCCAGCTCGCCCTACTCGGCGACCAAGGCCTCCTCCGACCTGCTCGTGCGGGCGTGGGGGCGCTCGTTCGGCATCGAGGCGACGATCTCCAACTGCTCCAACAACTACGGCCCGCGCCAGCACGTCGAGAAGTTCATCCCTCGGCAGGTCACCGGGGTGCTCGAGGGGATCCGGCCCAAGCTGTACGGCGCGGGGGCCAACGTGCGCGACTGGATCCACGTCGACGACCACAACGACGCGGTCGTCATGATCCTGGAGCGCGGTACGCCGGGGGAGACCTACCTGATCGGCGCCGACGGCGAGATGAGCAACCGCGAGGTCGTGGCGATGATCCTGGAGCTGATGGGGAAGCCGGCCGACTGGTTCGACCACGTGCCCGACCGGCCCGGCCACGACCTGCGCTACGCCATCGACTCCACCAAGCTGCGCGCCGAGCTGGGCTGGGAGCCGCGCTACACCACCTTCCGCGACGGGCTCGCCGCCACCATCGAGTGGTACCGCGCCAACCCCGAGTGGTGGCGCACCGCGCGGGTCACGTCCGAGACGACGTACGCACGGCTGGGGCGCTGA
- the rfbA gene encoding glucose-1-phosphate thymidylyltransferase RfbA — protein MKGIVLAGGSGTRLHPITRGISKQLVPVYDKPLVYYPLATLMLAGIREVLVITTPHDAEQFRRLLGDGSQWGMTLSYAVQPEPEGLAQAFLIGADFIGDDKVALALGDNVFFGPGLGTRLRANTDVTGGHVFAYQVTNPEAYGVVEFGPDGEVLSIEEKPARPRSRFALPGLYFYDNDVIDIARNLRPSARGELEITDVNGVYLERGELTVTVLPRGTAWFDTGTFDGLLEASQFVHTVEARQGLKISCPEEIAWRNAWIDDERLRQHARDLAKSGYGGYLADLADPPEPDPTQEA, from the coding sequence ATGAAGGGCATCGTCCTCGCCGGGGGGTCGGGCACGCGTCTGCATCCCATCACCCGCGGCATCAGCAAGCAGCTGGTGCCGGTCTACGACAAGCCGCTGGTCTACTACCCCCTCGCGACGCTCATGCTGGCCGGCATCCGCGAGGTGCTGGTGATCACCACCCCGCACGACGCCGAGCAGTTCCGGCGGCTCCTCGGTGACGGTTCGCAGTGGGGCATGACCCTGTCGTACGCCGTCCAGCCCGAGCCGGAGGGGCTCGCCCAGGCCTTCCTCATCGGCGCCGACTTCATCGGCGACGACAAGGTCGCCCTCGCGCTCGGCGACAACGTGTTCTTCGGGCCGGGGCTCGGCACCCGGCTGCGCGCCAACACCGACGTGACCGGCGGCCACGTGTTCGCCTACCAGGTGACCAACCCCGAGGCGTACGGCGTCGTGGAGTTCGGGCCCGACGGCGAGGTGCTCTCGATCGAGGAGAAGCCCGCACGTCCGCGGTCGCGGTTCGCGCTGCCGGGACTGTACTTCTACGACAACGACGTCATCGACATCGCGCGCAACCTGCGGCCGAGCGCGCGCGGCGAGCTGGAGATCACCGACGTGAACGGGGTCTACCTCGAGCGCGGCGAGCTGACCGTCACGGTGCTTCCGCGCGGCACGGCCTGGTTCGACACCGGCACGTTCGACGGGCTGCTGGAGGCCAGCCAGTTCGTGCACACCGTCGAGGCGCGGCAGGGGCTGAAGATCTCCTGCCCCGAGGAGATCGCCTGGCGCAACGCCTGGATCGACGACGAGCGGCTGCGCCAGCACGCCCGCGACCTGGCCAAGAGCGGCTACGGCGGCTACCTCGCCGACCTGGCCGACCCGCCAGAGCCCGACCCGACGCAGGAGGCCTGA
- a CDS encoding dTDP-4-dehydrorhamnose 3,5-epimerase family protein, giving the protein MQIEPLDIEGAFVVTPRQFPDDRGVFLEGYRGDLLREHLGHEPRVVQTNVSVSSRGTVRGIHFADVPPSQAKYVSALTGSFLDVVVDIRVGSPTFGQWRAVRIDAVDRRSVYLSEGLGHALVSLEDGSTAHYLCSAIYDPQREHGIHPLDPQIGIELPDGLTPLLSPKDEQAPTLAEAEQAGLLPTYEQCRVFAQQLRDAARG; this is encoded by the coding sequence ATGCAGATCGAGCCGCTGGACATCGAGGGCGCGTTCGTCGTCACTCCCCGGCAGTTCCCCGACGACCGCGGGGTGTTCCTGGAGGGATACCGCGGCGACCTGCTGCGCGAGCACCTCGGGCACGAGCCGCGCGTGGTGCAGACCAACGTGTCGGTCTCCTCGCGCGGCACGGTGCGCGGCATCCACTTCGCCGACGTGCCGCCCTCGCAGGCGAAGTACGTCTCCGCCCTCACCGGGTCCTTCCTCGACGTCGTCGTCGACATCCGGGTCGGGTCGCCGACCTTCGGGCAGTGGCGCGCGGTGCGCATCGACGCGGTCGACCGCCGCTCGGTCTACCTGTCCGAAGGGCTGGGGCACGCGCTGGTCTCGCTCGAGGACGGCTCGACCGCGCACTACCTGTGCAGCGCGATCTACGACCCGCAGCGCGAGCACGGCATCCACCCGCTCGACCCGCAGATCGGCATCGAGCTGCCCGACGGGCTCACCCCGCTGCTGTCGCCCAAGGACGAGCAGGCCCCCACGCTCGCCGAGGCGGAGCAGGCCGGGCTGCTGCCGACGTACGAGCAGTGCCGGGTGTTCGCCCAGCAGCTGCGCGACGCGGCGCGCGGCTGA
- a CDS encoding cobalamin B12-binding domain-containing protein, whose amino-acid sequence MSASPLRIVVAKPGLDGHDRGAKVVARALRDAGVEVIYTGLHQTPEQIVEAAIQEDADAVGLSVLSGAHMTQFAKVTELLKERDAADIVVFGGGIIPEEDLPELRRMGVATVFTPGATTQEIVTWVRENLGDPAGDQGSPAQQ is encoded by the coding sequence ATGAGCGCCTCCCCGTTGCGGATCGTCGTCGCCAAGCCCGGACTCGACGGGCACGATCGCGGCGCCAAGGTGGTGGCCCGGGCGCTGCGTGACGCCGGGGTCGAGGTGATCTACACCGGGCTGCACCAGACCCCCGAGCAGATCGTCGAGGCGGCCATCCAGGAGGACGCCGACGCCGTCGGGCTCTCGGTCCTCTCCGGCGCGCACATGACCCAGTTCGCCAAGGTCACCGAGCTGCTCAAGGAACGAGACGCCGCCGACATCGTCGTCTTCGGCGGCGGGATCATCCCCGAGGAGGACCTGCCCGAGCTGCGACGCATGGGCGTCGCCACGGTCTTCACCCCCGGCGCGACCACCCAGGAGATCGTCACCTGGGTGCGCGAGAACCTCGGCGACCCCGCGGGCGACCAGGGCTCACCCGCTCAGCAGTAG